Proteins encoded within one genomic window of Rubripirellula tenax:
- the uvrA gene encoding excinuclease ABC subunit UvrA, with the protein MTNMEITVKGAREHNLRDVNLTLPRGQLICFSGVSGSGKSSLAFDTLYAEGQRRYVESLSNYARQFMGQMPKPDVDLVSGLSPSISISQKSSGNNPRSTVGTITEIYDFLRVLYARVGSGCCPKCDVPIAAQSQDAIASRILSLPDEATVWVMAPLVRGQKGEFRDLFEDLRKQGFTRARVDGETIRLSEPPTLDRNSRHDVEVVVDRIEPEARDRGRVTEAVILSLKLGEATLIVSLSEVDDPSTGPVKQDILYSSKYACNSCGQSFKPPTPQLFSFNSPQGMCTTCDGLGRLYTFVPDLLIPDDTLSVKKGAICLLGKWADLGRYRQHIYKGVAEAIDQALEFDKGTMLEAPWRDLPDDARRVWLWGTDDSLEFVWKGGSKATKYSGAFDGFIPELVDRYKTSKNKMQLRQFEKHMSTLDCPDCRGKRLNEQASSVHITSRSLGASKASKIEGTPKTLPELCELPVDELAEFFADIELGETEAKIASEALKEIRARIGFLLGVGLEYLTLGRTAPTLSGGESQRIRLAGQIGSGLVGVLYILDEPSIGLHPRDNDRLIETLERLRDTGNTLIVVEHDEDTMRASDLIVDFGPGPGIKGGRIVASGTIDDVMNSPKSVTGQFLSGARAILPAETLRPIDPATTLSIRGARFHNLKNVDVDIPLGVVVCVTGVSGSGKSSLIGGILEPALRNALNGAEQEIGLHQSISGLEHLDKTIAIDQSPIGRTPRSNPATYVKVFDEIRNLYAKLPEAKTRGYTSSRFSFNVDGGRCAACDGNGATKLEMDFLADIWVTCPVCQGRRYNRETLSVEFKGASIADVLEMDISQSLKLFKNIPKIAEKLQTLVDVGLEYLKLGQPSPTLSGGEAQRIKLSRELSKRDTGKTLYVLDEPTTGLHFADIEMLLKVIHRLADHGNTIVIVEHNTDVIKTADWVIDLGPEGGSGGGRVIATGRPADVAVVTESYTGAALAKSLGIQRKSPPKPIVHREIAKVNPRARTHVVVDAASEHNLKSVDVEIPRDAMTVFCGPSGSGKSSMAMDTIYAEGQRRYVESLSSYARQFIGQVQKPKVDRIEGLSPAVALEQKNLGHSPRSTVGTVTEVYDYLRILMARLGTMHCPDCQVPVGTQTPDQIVDKVMAMPEGTRAMLMAPIDVTAGEGAKDTWQSLRSTGYQRVRIDGVTVALDDAPALDPRKKQVVQVVVDRIVVQPSDRSRISDSVEQALSLGVGVLEVAIADDDRAEPKWKTITHSQHLVCSSCGRSFIELTPHHFSFNSAVGWCSSCDGLGTQTGTNPAALIGLPTQSLVEGAALLWPSVEKSVSLWMLSALSRHTGIRIDVPFEKLTVSEKRVLYRGTGSQWIEVKQSDTGTEPKKSKPAKNQADSQIFRFQFKGFYPALEEASRLTPGLRGKLEQFTDEIDCAACDGSRLREEAAAVRFRDRTIADYVHLPLDQLADEVKTWKLDKREKKIAGELVREVESRVRFLLDVGLNYLTLHRGAATLSGGEAQRIRLAGQLGSGLCGVLYVLDEPTIGLHPRDNLKLLGALHRLRDQGNTLLVVEHDHDVIGGSDYLCDFGPKAGRGGGRIVARGAPDAIEPLDQSVTIGFINGTESIAILAARRPVKSKSGEWQTNLLRVIGAREHNLKNVTLELPLGAFTAITGPSGSGKSSLINGILYPVLARRLHRARLRPGRHEKIEGVRYIDKVIEVDQSPLGNTPSSNPATYTGVFDLIRNLFAAIPDAAERKFTARTFSFNVPGGRCETCEGSGQLKIEMHFLPDVWVPCEDCQSRRYRDDVLDVKLHGKSIADVLDMQIGDAVELFAGHTKIQHILQTICDVGLDYVTLGQSAPTLSGGEAQRVKLAAELARPVTGNTLYLLDEPTTGLHFHDIEKLLGVLQRLVDMGNTVVVVEHNLDVIKCADWVVDMGPDAGVEGGKIVFAGTPEDLAKVKGSLTAPFLAEALGQPAPPTQRRPAKQKAKPAPKMPETKKTIAPESDDDTDAPTVTDPWKVLGRKWHSLGKGFPDNAKPDWPLEIADATLALLENVAGINSLDFHSPNSVTVKPKGSSVPWAEVETKTPESLKVTLAGPREAIDMDGLPTMRVDGPVELGDYTIITLNFTDAKHVRSRKLKSFLKSHLERSIL; encoded by the coding sequence ATGACAAATATGGAAATTACGGTCAAAGGTGCCCGCGAACACAACCTCCGCGACGTCAACCTGACCCTGCCACGAGGGCAATTGATCTGTTTCTCCGGCGTCTCCGGCAGCGGCAAGTCCTCGCTTGCTTTCGACACGTTGTACGCCGAAGGCCAACGTCGCTACGTCGAGAGCCTGTCGAACTATGCCCGCCAATTCATGGGCCAGATGCCCAAGCCGGACGTCGATTTGGTCAGCGGTCTGTCGCCGTCGATTTCGATCAGCCAAAAGTCCAGCGGCAACAACCCGCGATCGACCGTCGGCACGATTACCGAGATCTACGACTTCCTGCGCGTCCTTTACGCCCGCGTCGGTTCCGGATGCTGTCCCAAATGTGACGTCCCGATCGCCGCGCAAAGCCAGGATGCGATCGCGTCGCGAATTTTGTCGTTGCCCGACGAAGCCACCGTTTGGGTAATGGCTCCATTGGTCCGCGGTCAAAAAGGTGAGTTCCGCGATCTGTTCGAAGACCTGCGAAAACAAGGGTTCACACGAGCCCGAGTCGACGGCGAAACCATCCGCCTTTCCGAACCACCGACGCTGGATCGAAACAGCCGCCACGATGTCGAAGTCGTCGTCGACCGCATCGAACCGGAGGCTCGTGACCGCGGCCGAGTCACCGAGGCAGTGATCTTGAGCTTGAAGTTGGGCGAAGCCACGTTGATCGTTTCGCTTTCCGAAGTAGACGACCCTTCGACCGGTCCGGTCAAGCAAGACATCTTGTACTCGTCGAAATACGCGTGCAATTCTTGCGGTCAAAGTTTCAAGCCACCGACGCCACAACTGTTCTCGTTCAACTCGCCGCAAGGCATGTGTACGACGTGCGACGGGTTGGGCCGCTTGTACACGTTCGTGCCCGACTTGCTGATCCCCGACGACACGTTATCGGTCAAGAAGGGCGCGATCTGTTTGTTGGGCAAATGGGCCGATCTGGGACGCTATCGCCAACACATTTACAAAGGCGTCGCCGAAGCGATCGATCAAGCGCTCGAATTTGACAAAGGCACGATGTTGGAAGCCCCTTGGCGCGACCTGCCCGACGATGCTCGCCGTGTCTGGTTGTGGGGCACCGACGATTCGTTGGAATTCGTTTGGAAGGGCGGATCGAAAGCCACCAAGTACTCAGGTGCATTCGATGGTTTTATTCCTGAGTTGGTCGATCGGTACAAGACCAGCAAGAACAAGATGCAATTGCGTCAGTTCGAAAAGCACATGTCGACACTCGATTGCCCCGATTGTCGTGGCAAGCGTTTGAACGAACAGGCCAGTTCGGTCCACATCACATCGCGGTCCCTCGGTGCGTCGAAGGCGTCCAAGATCGAAGGTACGCCGAAAACGCTACCCGAACTTTGCGAACTGCCCGTCGACGAGCTCGCCGAATTCTTTGCCGACATCGAACTGGGTGAAACGGAAGCCAAGATCGCGTCGGAAGCCCTGAAGGAGATTCGTGCGCGGATCGGTTTTCTGTTGGGCGTCGGACTCGAATACCTGACACTCGGCCGCACCGCGCCCACGCTATCGGGCGGTGAATCCCAACGCATCCGGTTGGCCGGTCAAATCGGTTCCGGTCTGGTCGGGGTCTTGTACATCCTGGACGAACCGTCGATCGGGCTGCACCCGCGGGACAACGATCGATTGATCGAAACGCTCGAGCGACTTCGGGACACGGGCAACACTTTGATCGTCGTCGAACACGATGAAGACACGATGCGGGCCAGCGACCTGATCGTCGACTTTGGCCCTGGCCCCGGCATCAAGGGCGGTCGCATCGTTGCGTCGGGGACGATCGACGATGTGATGAACTCGCCCAAGAGCGTGACGGGGCAATTCTTGTCCGGCGCTCGCGCGATCCTGCCCGCTGAGACCCTTCGCCCGATCGACCCAGCGACGACGTTGTCGATCCGCGGCGCTCGCTTTCACAACTTGAAAAACGTCGATGTCGACATTCCGCTTGGCGTCGTCGTGTGCGTGACGGGCGTGTCGGGCAGCGGCAAGAGTTCGCTGATTGGCGGCATTCTGGAACCGGCGCTGCGTAACGCGCTCAACGGCGCCGAACAGGAAATCGGTCTACACCAATCGATTTCGGGACTCGAGCATCTCGACAAGACGATCGCGATCGACCAATCGCCGATTGGCCGCACTCCGCGAAGCAATCCGGCCACCTACGTCAAAGTCTTTGACGAAATTCGCAACCTATACGCCAAATTGCCCGAGGCAAAAACGCGTGGGTACACATCCAGCCGTTTCAGTTTCAACGTCGACGGCGGCCGCTGTGCCGCGTGCGACGGAAACGGTGCGACCAAGTTGGAAATGGACTTCTTGGCCGACATATGGGTGACATGCCCGGTTTGCCAAGGCCGCCGATACAACCGCGAAACGTTGTCCGTCGAATTCAAAGGGGCGTCGATCGCTGATGTTTTAGAGATGGACATCTCGCAATCGTTGAAGCTGTTCAAAAACATTCCCAAGATCGCCGAAAAACTGCAAACGCTGGTCGACGTCGGGTTGGAGTACTTGAAGCTGGGCCAACCATCGCCCACGCTTTCCGGCGGTGAGGCCCAGCGGATCAAGCTGTCGCGCGAACTTAGCAAACGTGACACCGGCAAGACGCTCTACGTGCTGGACGAACCGACGACGGGCCTGCACTTCGCCGACATCGAAATGTTGTTGAAGGTGATCCATCGATTGGCCGATCACGGCAACACGATCGTGATCGTTGAACACAACACCGACGTGATCAAAACGGCCGACTGGGTGATCGACCTCGGCCCCGAAGGCGGATCGGGCGGTGGACGTGTGATTGCGACGGGGCGTCCCGCCGATGTCGCGGTCGTTACCGAAAGTTACACCGGCGCGGCGCTAGCAAAATCGCTCGGCATCCAGCGCAAATCGCCGCCCAAACCGATCGTGCACCGCGAAATTGCCAAGGTCAATCCGCGCGCCCGCACTCACGTGGTCGTCGATGCAGCGTCGGAACACAACCTTAAGTCTGTCGACGTTGAAATCCCTCGCGACGCTATGACTGTCTTTTGCGGCCCCAGCGGTAGCGGTAAGTCATCGATGGCGATGGACACGATCTATGCCGAAGGGCAACGCCGATACGTCGAATCGCTGTCGTCGTACGCACGTCAATTCATCGGCCAAGTGCAAAAGCCGAAAGTCGATCGGATCGAAGGCCTTTCGCCGGCGGTCGCATTGGAGCAAAAGAATCTGGGGCACAGTCCGCGCAGCACCGTCGGCACGGTCACGGAAGTGTACGACTATCTGCGGATTCTGATGGCCCGCTTGGGCACGATGCATTGCCCCGATTGCCAAGTCCCCGTGGGAACGCAAACGCCCGACCAAATCGTTGACAAGGTCATGGCGATGCCCGAAGGCACGCGTGCAATGTTAATGGCGCCGATCGATGTCACCGCCGGCGAAGGCGCAAAGGACACGTGGCAGTCCCTGCGCAGCACCGGATACCAGCGCGTCCGCATCGACGGCGTCACCGTGGCACTGGATGACGCGCCGGCACTCGATCCACGAAAGAAACAAGTCGTCCAGGTGGTCGTCGACCGGATCGTCGTGCAACCGTCGGATCGTTCGCGGATCAGCGACAGCGTTGAACAAGCGTTGTCGTTGGGCGTCGGCGTTTTGGAAGTCGCGATCGCCGACGATGATCGCGCGGAACCGAAATGGAAAACGATCACGCACAGCCAACATTTGGTGTGCAGCAGTTGCGGTCGCTCGTTTATCGAATTGACGCCTCACCACTTCTCCTTCAACTCGGCCGTCGGTTGGTGCTCCAGTTGCGACGGACTTGGTACGCAAACGGGCACCAACCCGGCCGCGCTGATCGGATTGCCGACCCAGTCACTTGTTGAAGGTGCGGCGTTGTTGTGGCCCAGTGTCGAAAAATCGGTATCGCTTTGGATGCTGAGCGCGTTGTCGCGGCACACGGGTATCCGCATCGACGTCCCGTTCGAAAAACTGACCGTGTCGGAAAAACGAGTGCTTTATCGCGGCACCGGATCCCAGTGGATCGAGGTCAAACAATCCGATACGGGAACCGAACCAAAGAAATCGAAACCGGCCAAGAACCAAGCCGATTCGCAAATCTTCCGCTTCCAATTCAAAGGGTTCTACCCGGCGCTCGAAGAAGCGTCCCGTTTGACGCCGGGATTGCGCGGCAAACTGGAACAGTTCACCGACGAGATCGATTGCGCCGCGTGCGACGGATCGCGATTGCGTGAAGAAGCCGCCGCGGTTCGGTTTCGCGACCGCACGATCGCTGACTACGTTCACCTGCCGTTGGACCAATTGGCCGATGAAGTCAAAACGTGGAAACTTGACAAGCGAGAGAAAAAGATCGCAGGCGAGTTGGTTCGCGAAGTCGAATCTCGAGTGCGTTTCTTGCTGGACGTCGGGCTCAATTACCTGACCCTGCACCGAGGCGCGGCAACGTTGTCCGGCGGCGAGGCACAACGGATTCGCTTGGCAGGACAACTTGGCAGCGGCCTGTGTGGCGTGTTGTACGTTCTGGATGAACCGACGATCGGACTGCACCCGCGAGACAATTTGAAACTGCTCGGCGCGTTGCATCGATTGCGTGACCAGGGCAACACGTTGCTGGTCGTCGAGCACGATCACGATGTCATCGGCGGCAGCGATTACTTGTGCGACTTTGGTCCGAAAGCGGGACGTGGCGGTGGGCGCATCGTCGCTCGGGGCGCCCCCGACGCGATCGAACCACTGGACCAAAGTGTCACGATCGGATTCATCAACGGTACCGAATCGATCGCGATCCTCGCGGCGCGGCGTCCGGTCAAATCAAAAAGTGGCGAGTGGCAGACAAACCTGCTTCGCGTGATTGGTGCGCGCGAACACAACCTGAAGAACGTCACGCTCGAATTACCCCTGGGCGCGTTTACGGCGATCACGGGTCCCAGTGGCAGCGGTAAAAGTTCGCTGATCAACGGCATCTTGTACCCCGTGTTGGCACGCCGACTGCACCGCGCAAGACTGCGTCCCGGTCGCCATGAAAAAATTGAAGGCGTTCGCTACATCGACAAGGTCATCGAAGTCGACCAGTCGCCGCTCGGCAACACACCCAGCAGCAACCCGGCAACCTACACCGGCGTGTTCGACTTGATCCGTAACCTGTTCGCGGCGATTCCCGATGCGGCCGAACGCAAGTTCACGGCGCGAACGTTCAGTTTCAACGTGCCCGGTGGCCGATGCGAGACCTGCGAGGGCAGCGGTCAACTTAAAATCGAAATGCACTTCCTGCCCGACGTCTGGGTGCCGTGCGAAGATTGTCAGTCACGACGTTATCGCGACGACGTGTTGGATGTCAAACTGCATGGCAAATCGATCGCCGATGTGCTGGATATGCAGATCGGCGACGCCGTCGAACTGTTCGCCGGCCACACCAAAATCCAGCACATCCTGCAAACGATCTGCGACGTCGGGTTGGACTATGTCACGTTAGGCCAATCGGCGCCAACGTTGTCCGGGGGCGAAGCCCAACGGGTCAAGTTGGCGGCGGAATTGGCGCGTCCGGTGACGGGCAACACGCTTTATCTGTTGGACGAACCGACGACCGGATTGCACTTCCACGACATCGAAAAGTTGCTCGGCGTGTTGCAGCGGTTGGTCGACATGGGCAACACCGTCGTTGTCGTCGAACACAACCTGGACGTTATCAAGTGTGCCGACTGGGTCGTCGACATGGGCCCGGATGCGGGCGTCGAAGGCGGCAAGATCGTGTTTGCTGGGACTCCCGAAGACTTGGCGAAGGTGAAAGGTTCATTGACGGCGCCGTTCCTGGCCGAGGCACTCGGACAGCCCGCACCACCAACCCAGCGCCGCCCCGCCAAGCAAAAAGCAAAGCCGGCCCCCAAGATGCCGGAAACGAAAAAGACGATTGCACCGGAAAGCGACGATGATACCGATGCTCCGACCGTCACCGATCCATGGAAAGTGCTCGGTCGGAAATGGCATTCGCTTGGCAAGGGGTTTCCCGACAACGCGAAACCGGATTGGCCGTTGGAGATCGCCGATGCGACGCTTGCACTGTTGGAAAATGTCGCCGGCATCAACTCGCTGGATTTTCATTCGCCGAACAGCGTCACGGTAAAGCCCAAAGGCTCAAGCGTTCCATGGGCAGAGGTGGAAACGAAGACTCCCGAATCGCTAAAGGTCACGCTCGCGGGCCCACGTGAGGCGATTGATATGGACGGATTGCCAACGATGCGAGTCGACGGCCCCGTCGAACTGGGTGACTACACGATCATCACGTTGAACTTCACGGACGCGAAACACGTCCGCAGTCGCAAACTGAAATCGTTCTTAAAGAGCCACCTAGAACGATCGATACTTTGA
- the feoB gene encoding ferrous iron transport protein B encodes MAIGSDQVGNAAVTTARVALVGNPNTGKSTLFNALAGLNVRTGNYAGVTIEKKIGRCSVGTRTIELVDLPGTYSMAPRSPDELVAVEVLTDDLENEPPVEVIVCVVNAAQLQRNLFLVSQLLELGKPTVIALNMYDAIDSRGITIDVDRLSAQLGIDVIPTSASKRRGIAELKQAIEKHLVDPGPAPARERTLPESFYDVCGDFRESLLSGACTTGPSATAETALPDDYLIQRMLLDRGGESERRVIRRLGGGVLPPLMAARQKLATAVGDPIDMECNARYAWAKTKLDGVIGQTGRASSEITDRLDSVLTHRIGGLVCFVLVMLLIFQSIYAFSSIPMDMIDGATGFVSDSVSSMMAPGMLRSLLTDGVIAGVGGVLIFLPQIALLFFFLAVLEDCGYMARAAFLVDRVMTLFGLSGKSFLPMMSSFACAVPGVMATRVIENRRDRFATIMVAPLMSCSARLPVYLLLIGAFVPATKFLGGWLSMPAIVLMAMYMVGVLTAIPVAWILKKTILRGEVAPFVMELPEYKVPAIRVVLSRVWEASLAFVVRAGTLIFAASIVIWFAGYWPGDHTRQYELETQLETIAEDSPEAELIQLALQTESADLLEGSALGRVGHAIEPAVRPLGWDWKIGVGAIASFPAREVIIATLGTIYSLGGDADEEGLAGAMRASTHPDGSPVYTIPVALSIMVFFALCAQCVSTLLVIRRETNSWSWPILSFTYMTVLAYVGALVTYQVGSRFF; translated from the coding sequence ATGGCGATCGGATCGGACCAGGTGGGGAATGCGGCGGTGACGACGGCGCGAGTCGCGCTGGTCGGGAACCCCAACACTGGTAAAAGCACCCTCTTTAACGCCTTGGCCGGCCTGAACGTTCGCACGGGAAATTACGCCGGCGTAACGATCGAGAAAAAGATCGGCCGATGCAGCGTTGGCACCCGAACGATCGAGCTGGTCGACCTGCCGGGCACGTATTCGATGGCGCCGCGTTCGCCTGATGAATTGGTCGCCGTCGAAGTTCTGACGGACGATCTGGAAAACGAACCGCCGGTCGAAGTGATCGTGTGCGTCGTCAATGCGGCCCAACTGCAACGAAACTTGTTCTTGGTCAGCCAATTGCTCGAACTGGGCAAGCCCACGGTCATCGCGCTGAACATGTACGACGCGATCGATTCGCGAGGCATCACGATCGACGTGGATCGCTTGTCGGCGCAACTGGGGATCGATGTCATTCCGACGTCGGCATCGAAGCGCCGAGGTATCGCCGAACTGAAACAAGCAATCGAAAAACACTTGGTTGATCCAGGGCCGGCGCCGGCCCGCGAACGAACGCTTCCCGAATCGTTCTATGACGTTTGCGGTGATTTTCGCGAATCCCTTTTGTCGGGCGCTTGCACGACTGGCCCATCGGCGACTGCCGAAACGGCGCTGCCGGACGACTACTTGATCCAACGGATGCTGTTGGACCGCGGCGGCGAATCGGAAAGACGCGTCATCCGGCGACTTGGCGGTGGCGTGTTGCCGCCACTGATGGCAGCCCGCCAAAAATTGGCGACGGCGGTCGGCGATCCCATCGATATGGAATGCAACGCTCGCTACGCGTGGGCAAAGACGAAACTAGACGGTGTCATCGGACAGACGGGACGGGCTTCATCCGAGATCACCGATCGATTGGATTCGGTGCTGACGCATCGCATCGGCGGTTTGGTGTGTTTCGTTTTGGTGATGCTGTTGATTTTTCAATCGATCTACGCGTTCTCGTCGATTCCGATGGATATGATCGACGGTGCGACGGGGTTCGTTTCCGATTCGGTATCGTCGATGATGGCGCCGGGGATGCTGCGCAGTCTACTGACCGACGGAGTCATCGCGGGCGTCGGCGGCGTGTTGATTTTCTTGCCCCAGATCGCGTTACTGTTTTTCTTTTTAGCAGTGCTAGAGGATTGCGGTTACATGGCCCGCGCCGCGTTCTTGGTCGACCGAGTGATGACGTTGTTCGGATTGAGCGGCAAATCGTTCTTGCCGATGATGAGTTCCTTCGCGTGTGCGGTACCCGGTGTGATGGCGACCCGCGTGATCGAGAATCGGCGGGACCGTTTCGCAACCATCATGGTCGCGCCGCTGATGAGCTGCAGTGCTCGTTTGCCCGTTTATTTGTTGTTGATCGGCGCATTTGTGCCGGCGACCAAGTTTCTTGGTGGCTGGTTGTCGATGCCGGCGATCGTGCTGATGGCGATGTACATGGTCGGCGTGTTGACGGCGATTCCGGTCGCTTGGATTTTGAAAAAGACGATTTTGCGAGGCGAGGTGGCGCCGTTCGTGATGGAGTTGCCGGAATACAAAGTGCCGGCGATTCGAGTCGTGTTGTCGCGAGTCTGGGAAGCCAGTTTGGCGTTCGTCGTTCGCGCGGGCACGCTGATCTTCGCAGCTTCGATCGTGATCTGGTTCGCCGGTTACTGGCCGGGCGATCACACTCGCCAATACGAACTGGAAACGCAACTCGAAACGATCGCCGAAGATTCACCGGAAGCCGAGTTGATCCAGTTGGCACTGCAAACCGAATCGGCCGATTTGCTTGAAGGCAGCGCCTTGGGCCGCGTCGGCCACGCCATCGAACCGGCGGTACGACCATTGGGTTGGGATTGGAAGATTGGCGTCGGTGCGATCGCCAGCTTCCCGGCACGCGAAGTCATCATCGCGACGTTGGGGACGATCTATTCGCTCGGTGGCGATGCGGACGAAGAGGGTTTAGCCGGCGCGATGCGTGCTTCGACGCACCCGGACGGATCGCCGGTCTATACGATTCCGGTCGCGCTCTCGATCATGGTGTTCTTCGCGCTGTGTGCCCAATGTGTCAGCACGTTGTTGGTGATCCGCCGCGAAACGAATAGCTGGTCGTGGCCGATCCTTAGCTTCACCTACATGACCGTTTTGGCCTACGTCGGCGCGCTGGTAACCTACCAAGTGGGTTCACGCTTCTTTTGA
- a CDS encoding FeoA family protein, with protein sequence MTTLDQLLPGQRGQIVQIDGVDGIASRLREMGFIPGEAVEYLRRAPLGGPVKCSIHGCRIAVRGGEARRVLVQPIG encoded by the coding sequence TTGACGACGCTCGATCAGCTGCTGCCCGGCCAACGCGGACAAATCGTTCAAATTGATGGTGTTGATGGAATCGCCTCTCGGCTTCGCGAGATGGGGTTCATTCCCGGCGAAGCGGTTGAGTATTTGCGACGTGCTCCGCTGGGCGGGCCAGTGAAGTGCTCGATTCACGGTTGTCGCATCGCCGTCCGTGGTGGCGAAGCACGCCGAGTTCTCGTTCAACCGATTGGTTGA
- a CDS encoding L,D-transpeptidase family protein produces MQTLKTAAIVVLLMTVIYGAYVSLTTPPEPLPAGVEDMLVISDDGSLMLDSALPPSLGELEINAGSLEGLPEIIQPTDSVASNLLAPSSLPNSAPSFANPSTTNQSMELPSNRTPAAPASFSISDSIDDSAMNSIPDMGSNSPNYPNTNREFVVPDPVASQSKFDPSAGTRFASSESANVPVAQVSAIRDAVAGAVSLGSSSSGLVNAIKIADRQYSNDQLKDALATLSIFYTAPNLSGEERSELVQRLDWLAKEVIYSKRHLLESAHRVGQSETLIEIAQRYEVPWQLLANINQIEDPVTVLPGTELKVVRGPFRAEIDLASRELTLFLGDLYAGHFPVAVGNDPSPKPGTFTVQDKQTTRTFYDAAGSPIPPGSEENPYGNAWIDLGGQLCIHGSPSPRQPTEKGCISVADDDADDLYGIISQGSSVVIR; encoded by the coding sequence GTGCAAACGCTGAAAACCGCTGCCATCGTCGTCTTGCTGATGACCGTTATTTACGGTGCCTATGTGTCGTTGACCACGCCGCCCGAACCGCTGCCGGCAGGCGTCGAGGACATGTTGGTCATTTCGGATGACGGCTCGTTGATGCTCGATTCGGCACTGCCACCTTCGCTGGGCGAGTTGGAAATCAACGCCGGATCGCTGGAAGGGTTACCCGAAATCATTCAGCCGACTGACTCGGTCGCCAGCAATTTGTTGGCGCCAAGTTCGTTACCGAATTCGGCACCGAGCTTCGCCAACCCGTCGACCACAAACCAATCGATGGAATTGCCGAGCAACCGCACCCCGGCAGCACCCGCCAGTTTCTCGATCAGCGACAGTATCGATGATTCGGCCATGAATAGCATCCCGGACATGGGTTCGAACTCGCCAAACTATCCCAATACCAACCGCGAGTTCGTCGTTCCGGATCCGGTTGCTTCACAATCCAAGTTCGATCCGAGTGCGGGAACCCGTTTCGCTTCATCCGAAAGTGCAAACGTTCCCGTCGCACAAGTTTCCGCGATCCGCGACGCCGTGGCCGGCGCCGTTTCGCTGGGCAGCAGTAGTTCCGGTTTGGTCAACGCGATCAAGATCGCCGATCGCCAGTACTCAAATGACCAATTGAAGGATGCGCTCGCGACGCTGAGCATTTTCTACACGGCGCCGAATCTGTCCGGCGAAGAACGCAGCGAACTGGTCCAACGCCTGGACTGGTTGGCCAAGGAAGTCATCTACTCGAAACGCCACTTGCTCGAAAGCGCTCATCGCGTCGGACAAAGCGAAACGCTGATCGAGATCGCCCAACGCTATGAAGTGCCGTGGCAGTTGTTGGCCAACATCAACCAAATCGAAGACCCCGTCACGGTGCTGCCGGGAACCGAATTAAAAGTCGTTCGCGGTCCGTTCCGCGCCGAAATCGACTTGGCATCTCGCGAATTGACATTATTTTTGGGTGACCTTTACGCGGGGCACTTCCCCGTCGCCGTCGGCAACGATCCGTCGCCCAAACCGGGAACGTTCACGGTCCAAGACAAGCAGACGACGCGAACATTCTACGACGCGGCAGGATCCCCGATTCCGCCGGGCAGCGAAGAAAATCCCTACGGTAACGCGTGGATCGACTTGGGAGGGCAACTGTGCATCCACGGCAGCCCTAGCCCACGTCAGCCGACGGAAAAAGGTTGCATCAGTGTCGCTGATGACGATGCCGACGACCTGTACGGCATCATCTCGCAAGGATCCTCGGTCGTGATCCGCTGA
- the pyrE gene encoding orotate phosphoribosyltransferase has translation MYDRDELIRLIQSESLRRGDFTLASGKKASFYLDCRTLTLHPKGANVVAEGMLEVLQSRDSMPDAVGGMAIGADPITASIVTIAGQRDLPLKGFMVRKEPKGHGTGKQVEGPVEPGQRVVIVEDVITSGGSAIKAVEAARQFGLVVDEVIAIIDRLAGGREAFEAIGIKLTTLTTIRDFGIEPE, from the coding sequence ATGTACGACCGCGACGAACTGATCCGATTGATCCAGAGTGAATCCCTTCGACGCGGCGACTTCACGTTGGCCAGCGGTAAGAAGGCATCGTTTTATTTGGATTGCCGGACTTTGACCCTGCACCCTAAGGGCGCAAACGTTGTCGCGGAGGGAATGCTGGAGGTCTTGCAGTCGCGTGATTCGATGCCGGATGCCGTCGGCGGCATGGCCATCGGCGCCGACCCGATCACGGCGTCGATCGTGACCATCGCCGGCCAACGCGATTTGCCGTTGAAGGGCTTTATGGTTCGCAAAGAACCCAAGGGCCATGGCACCGGCAAGCAAGTCGAAGGTCCCGTCGAACCAGGCCAACGTGTCGTGATCGTCGAAGACGTCATCACCAGCGGCGGCAGCGCCATCAAGGCAGTCGAAGCAGCACGACAATTCGGTTTGGTCGTCGACGAAGTCATTGCCATCATCGATCGATTGGCCGGTGGACGCGAAGCGTTCGAAGCGATCGGTATCAAGCTAACGACGCTGACCACGATTCGCGATTTCGGAATCGAACCGGAATAA